In Natranaeroarchaeum aerophilus, a single genomic region encodes these proteins:
- the malA gene encoding alpha-amylase MalA: MHHPGPPRFEAVGSEIDLAPRDPDPSATYRWSVVDAPQESNATVGSDPVETFVPDQPGTYTIGLDAPDGEHRLTIRAFPASYSQPALDPAGSGPRSGSGFRSGSGLRPTSGLQSGSGFASGSGTSPGVEGTGDRPRIRLDGHVDGDYVVLAAEATPPVGSSLTIDDLDVEFFADNRDAATDDDITVDGHTARVPVEAIGEYSRFHAVAVAPNAYSVADAVGVDTGGDAVTVDRLNEPPEWGKNVTLYEIYVRTFSDGDEPTFQALSDRLDELADFGVDCIWLTPVLQNDDFDHGYNIVDFFSIADDLGSREEFESFIEDCHDHDIKVLFDLVMNHSAREHEFFKRAEIGDPEYRDWYEWEDPDNDKPGTYFDWPYIANFNFDNLEVRRHLLDAVDEWAPLVDGFRCDMAWAVPTSFWQELRDRVKSQDSEFLLLDETIPYIADFHELCFDVHFDTTLYHNLRQVGNGAMDASSITDAIENRARTGFPDHAAFLLYMENHDESRYAEECGKTQAKAAAGALFTLPGIPLLYAGQEIGEETRREKVDWHKADEDLRNHYHALVTARDELAPLSYDAAYEEVESEASHEGVVAYAREQDGERVVVVLNFGPDAEAVSVDEAVGSEDLLSGEDVNAADADVLVEDVVVVPAE, from the coding sequence ATGCATCATCCTGGTCCGCCTCGTTTCGAGGCAGTCGGTTCCGAGATCGATCTCGCACCGAGAGATCCCGATCCTTCCGCAACGTATCGCTGGTCAGTCGTCGACGCACCCCAAGAGAGCAACGCAACGGTCGGGTCCGATCCCGTCGAAACCTTCGTTCCCGACCAGCCCGGCACGTACACGATCGGACTGGACGCCCCCGATGGCGAGCACCGGCTGACGATTCGGGCGTTCCCCGCGAGTTACAGTCAGCCGGCACTGGACCCCGCGGGCTCCGGACCACGATCCGGCTCTGGGTTCCGGTCCGGCTCCGGTCTCCGTCCGACGTCCGGGCTCCAGTCCGGTTCCGGATTCGCCAGTGGAAGCGGCACGTCCCCCGGCGTGGAAGGCACCGGTGACAGACCACGGATTCGTCTCGACGGTCACGTCGACGGCGACTACGTCGTCCTCGCCGCCGAGGCAACACCGCCGGTCGGCAGCAGCCTCACTATCGACGACCTCGATGTCGAGTTCTTCGCCGATAACCGCGATGCGGCAACGGACGACGACATCACGGTCGATGGACACACTGCCCGCGTGCCCGTCGAAGCGATCGGCGAGTACAGCCGCTTTCACGCTGTCGCCGTCGCGCCGAACGCTTACAGCGTTGCCGACGCAGTTGGCGTCGATACTGGCGGCGACGCAGTCACAGTCGACCGCCTCAACGAACCGCCGGAGTGGGGCAAAAACGTCACGCTGTACGAAATCTACGTACGGACGTTCTCCGACGGCGACGAGCCGACGTTCCAGGCGCTCTCGGATCGGCTCGATGAACTCGCCGACTTCGGCGTCGACTGCATCTGGCTGACGCCGGTGCTCCAGAACGACGACTTCGACCACGGCTACAACATCGTCGACTTCTTCTCGATTGCCGACGATCTGGGTAGCCGTGAGGAGTTCGAGTCGTTCATCGAGGACTGTCATGATCACGACATCAAGGTCCTCTTTGACCTCGTGATGAACCACTCTGCCCGCGAACACGAGTTCTTCAAGCGCGCCGAGATCGGCGATCCCGAGTACCGGGACTGGTACGAGTGGGAGGATCCGGACAACGACAAGCCGGGCACGTACTTCGACTGGCCCTACATCGCGAACTTCAACTTCGACAATCTGGAAGTTCGTCGACACCTCCTCGATGCCGTCGACGAGTGGGCACCCCTGGTCGATGGCTTCCGGTGTGACATGGCGTGGGCCGTCCCGACGAGTTTCTGGCAGGAGCTCCGGGACCGCGTGAAATCTCAGGACTCGGAGTTCCTCCTGCTCGACGAGACGATTCCGTATATCGCGGATTTCCACGAACTCTGTTTCGACGTCCACTTCGATACGACGCTGTATCACAACCTCCGGCAGGTCGGCAACGGCGCGATGGACGCCTCCTCGATCACCGATGCCATCGAGAACCGCGCGCGGACCGGCTTCCCGGACCACGCGGCGTTCTTGCTGTACATGGAGAACCACGACGAGAGCCGCTACGCCGAAGAGTGTGGCAAGACCCAGGCCAAAGCCGCCGCTGGCGCGCTCTTTACTCTTCCCGGGATCCCGCTGCTCTACGCCGGACAGGAGATCGGCGAGGAGACCCGCCGCGAGAAGGTCGACTGGCACAAAGCTGACGAGGACCTGCGGAACCACTACCACGCGCTGGTGACCGCCCGTGACGAACTTGCACCGCTTAGCTACGATGCGGCCTACGAGGAAGTCGAGAGTGAGGCCTCCCACGAGGGCGTCGTCGCCTACGCGCGCGAGCAGGACGGGGAACGCGTTGTCGTTGTGCTGAACTTCGGTCCCGACGCCGAAGCCGTCTCTGTGGATGAAGCGGTCGGCTCCGAGGATCTGCTCTCCGGCGAGGACGTCAACGCGGCCGACGCGGACGTGCTCGTCGAGGACGTCGTCGTCGTTCCGGCCGAGTAG
- a CDS encoding fluoride efflux transporter FluC: protein MSGTHPLVRVETILLIAVGGFAGSNLRYFIELTIPSTLGATFGVNVLGSFALAVILYEASAIGALSDRSKFVFGTGFLSSFTTFSTFVFDVISVDPVVGLAYVLASYASGFGAVLLGRVFVNRAIVPRVEVA from the coding sequence ATGTCAGGCACGCACCCTCTCGTCAGAGTCGAAACGATACTACTGATCGCCGTCGGCGGATTTGCCGGGTCGAACCTCCGGTACTTTATCGAGCTAACGATTCCATCGACACTTGGTGCGACCTTTGGCGTTAACGTGCTCGGAAGCTTCGCACTCGCCGTGATCCTCTACGAGGCGTCGGCCATCGGCGCGCTCTCGGACAGGTCGAAGTTCGTGTTCGGGACCGGCTTTCTCTCCTCGTTCACGACGTTCAGCACGTTCGTATTCGACGTGATCTCCGTCGACCCGGTCGTTGGCCTCGCGTACGTTCTCGCCAGTTATGCAAGCGGCTTCGGGGCGGTCCTGCTCGGCCGTGTCTTCGTGAACAGGGCAATCGTGCCGCGGGTGGAGGTGGCGTAG
- a CDS encoding fluoride efflux transporter FluC: protein MEAAYLIGTGGAIGAVLRYAVSEALPADRFPWATLVVNVVGSFVLGLIAFGGAGEGAMLFVGVGACGSFTTFSSFSFVAVDLWEQGRRWTSVLHVIGNLVCSLGAIGLAAMLIQL from the coding sequence ATGGAGGCTGCATACCTGATTGGCACCGGTGGAGCGATCGGTGCAGTCCTCCGCTACGCGGTTAGCGAGGCGCTTCCAGCCGATCGGTTCCCGTGGGCGACGCTGGTCGTAAACGTTGTCGGCAGTTTCGTGCTCGGACTGATCGCGTTCGGCGGCGCGGGTGAGGGCGCGATGCTGTTCGTCGGGGTCGGCGCATGTGGCTCGTTCACAACCTTTTCCTCGTTTTCCTTTGTCGCAGTCGATCTCTGGGAGCAGGGACGACGCTGGACGTCGGTACTACACGTCATCGGGAACCTCGTTTGCAGCCTCGGCGCGATCGGTCTCGCAGCGATGCTCATCCAGCTGTAA
- the gghA gene encoding glucosylglycerol hydrolase: MSENTTTCTVHDTRTERLCEWTAERLAAHDDPFDAAKAIVERLGAHLDGDLAEFGFWTPELLDEEIDPEDVYLELFTPIEDVDPGAEETSSRFRHERVPTRREGEYTWTAVEGAQAGNRETLGALYRLTYETDGGWETIQDPLAYSVPFGAYAPAELYDIDALDAERADREYFESLGSDDEPIATSEHDGLPRVDPATNLLELHPGTASEEGSLAGLTRRYEEIARKQREGKELTPMEQNFAGYDGVQVMPIAPITEGEYQPDHFEIEGKLSAEGGEVEITTRSPDMVNWGYDIVISGFSAINPGVLESGRPDELVDFIATLHGMPEPMRVVFDIALGHADDGAIPLLNDYFFEGPGMYGQELDYRHPTVRAILLELQRRKMDWGADGIRVDGAQDFTYWDPETEQEYHDDDYLAAMDEVTHEVAGTEYRPWMIYEDGRPWPEEDWELASTYRELIEDHPHSFQWGPVTFAHNTPAILTFWASKWWRVEELADMGDHWISGVANHDTMRRGAQVEVGEEWDATQENPYLSDTLRGTIERAYDNPASNMLMYCFLPGVPMDFTHANARAPWYFVRDTDDTWNVKVVANGAYFVDWYVTESAFAEPDQFTRLKDLGFESVDGLREFGHTLAAMGDAVDYDLDELAPLLDATNPPLGDGPISPADLEAYALAWMRDVAEFANLSHYEDDQDADRTAFDLRVREFRHERPWLRETLGESEVFDYRHPTEQSVVYYGRRSAPDDSEELLFVANMEGRPATVTPTDLVDADGGGWDVALATPAVDVTGAEHSLTLEDSEAVVFLRTP, from the coding sequence ATGAGCGAGAATACAACTACCTGTACGGTACACGACACCCGGACGGAACGGCTCTGTGAATGGACCGCGGAGCGGCTGGCGGCACACGATGACCCGTTCGATGCCGCGAAAGCGATCGTCGAGCGCCTCGGCGCACATCTCGACGGGGATCTCGCCGAGTTCGGCTTCTGGACGCCAGAACTACTCGACGAGGAGATTGACCCGGAAGACGTCTACCTGGAGCTGTTCACGCCCATCGAGGACGTCGATCCGGGGGCCGAGGAGACGTCCAGCAGGTTCCGCCACGAGCGCGTCCCGACGCGACGCGAAGGCGAGTACACGTGGACGGCTGTCGAAGGGGCGCAGGCAGGGAATCGGGAGACGCTCGGCGCACTCTACCGGCTCACCTACGAGACCGACGGAGGCTGGGAGACGATTCAGGATCCGCTCGCGTACTCGGTTCCATTCGGCGCGTACGCGCCCGCAGAGCTGTACGATATCGATGCGCTCGACGCCGAGCGGGCGGACCGCGAGTACTTCGAGTCACTGGGGAGCGACGACGAACCGATCGCGACGAGCGAACACGATGGGCTTCCGCGCGTCGATCCGGCGACGAACCTGCTCGAACTGCATCCGGGGACCGCGTCGGAGGAAGGATCGCTCGCCGGACTCACGCGTCGTTACGAGGAGATCGCGCGCAAACAACGTGAAGGGAAGGAACTGACGCCCATGGAGCAGAACTTCGCGGGCTACGACGGGGTGCAGGTGATGCCGATCGCCCCGATCACCGAAGGGGAGTACCAGCCCGACCACTTCGAGATCGAGGGTAAACTGTCGGCGGAAGGCGGCGAGGTCGAGATCACGACGCGCTCGCCGGACATGGTCAACTGGGGCTATGACATCGTGATCTCGGGCTTTTCGGCGATCAACCCTGGCGTGCTCGAAAGCGGCCGCCCCGACGAACTGGTCGATTTCATCGCGACCCTCCACGGGATGCCCGAGCCGATGCGTGTCGTCTTCGATATCGCGCTCGGTCACGCCGACGACGGGGCGATCCCGCTGCTCAATGACTACTTTTTCGAGGGGCCGGGAATGTACGGACAGGAACTCGACTACCGCCATCCCACCGTGCGCGCGATCCTGCTCGAACTGCAGCGTCGCAAGATGGACTGGGGGGCCGACGGGATCCGCGTCGACGGCGCACAGGACTTCACGTACTGGGATCCCGAAACCGAGCAGGAGTACCACGATGACGACTACCTTGCCGCGATGGACGAGGTAACCCACGAGGTCGCCGGCACCGAGTACCGGCCGTGGATGATCTACGAGGACGGCCGCCCGTGGCCCGAGGAGGACTGGGAGCTCGCCTCCACGTATCGCGAGTTGATCGAGGACCACCCACACTCCTTCCAGTGGGGACCAGTTACGTTCGCACACAACACGCCCGCCATCCTCACGTTCTGGGCGAGCAAATGGTGGCGGGTCGAGGAACTCGCCGACATGGGCGATCACTGGATCTCCGGCGTCGCCAACCACGATACGATGCGCCGCGGCGCGCAGGTCGAGGTTGGCGAGGAGTGGGACGCCACCCAGGAGAACCCCTACCTTTCGGACACGCTCCGGGGAACGATCGAGCGGGCCTACGACAACCCCGCGTCGAATATGTTGATGTACTGTTTCCTGCCGGGCGTCCCGATGGACTTTACTCACGCAAACGCTCGCGCGCCGTGGTACTTCGTCCGTGACACGGACGACACCTGGAACGTCAAGGTCGTCGCCAACGGCGCGTACTTCGTCGACTGGTACGTCACGGAGTCGGCGTTCGCGGAGCCCGACCAGTTCACACGACTCAAAGATCTCGGTTTCGAGAGCGTCGACGGACTCCGCGAGTTCGGCCATACCCTCGCCGCGATGGGTGATGCAGTCGACTACGACCTCGACGAACTCGCTCCGCTACTCGATGCGACGAACCCGCCGCTTGGCGACGGTCCCATCTCGCCGGCGGATCTCGAAGCGTACGCACTGGCGTGGATGCGTGACGTTGCGGAGTTCGCGAATCTCAGCCACTACGAGGACGATCAGGACGCCGATCGCACGGCGTTTGACTTGCGCGTCCGCGAGTTCCGCCACGAGCGGCCGTGGCTGCGCGAGACCCTCGGGGAGAGTGAAGTCTTCGACTACCGCCATCCGACGGAGCAGTCGGTCGTCTACTACGGTCGCCGGAGCGCCCCCGACGACAGCGAGGAGCTGTTGTTCGTCGCCAACATGGAAGGACGTCCGGCGACGGTTACGCCGACTGATCTCGT